A region of the Chlamydia buteonis genome:
CTTTATACACCGTCAACTTGTTTTTCTATAGAACGCGTGGTGTTAGAAGACCTACACATGTTTGACTTCTCTACTCAAAGCATTTTAGACCACCCTGACAGCACTCAATGTCATCACCAAGACAATTACCAAGACTATCCTCATTTAGTGGAAAGGGGTTGTCAAAATTTCCGAATCTACGCTTACCCATTATGGCACCACCCCTGTGCGAATAATGCGGAGGAACTGAACTCCTTGATGTTATCAACAGCACAAAGGGGTTTTGCGGGGGTATCTCATTGGACACTGGTAATCGTCAACTTAGACAGAAGGGAGGTTGTTTTCTTTGATAGTCTAGCGAATTTTATAGATAATCGGATAATTGACCCAGCACTAAACTCGATAGCTACTAGATTAGGAAATGTTCATCCCGATGCCAATGGAGCGTGTTCTCCGTTTGTTGTCAAAAAAGTTATAAAAACCCCCATACAACAAGACAGTTCGTCTTGCGGAATTTGGCTTTCTCTATTCCTTGATAAATACTTAGACGACCCCGACTACGTGCCCCCCGTAATGGGATACACACAAGCTCAGTATTTCTTACAGGAATTCTTAGAAACTATTCACCAACGCCCAATAACTCAAGCTTCCGATTACACTCTTAACTTGCTAGGAATTACATGCGATCAAGCAGAAAACTCATCCAGTACGCTATAATCATCCTCACTTTGTTTTCCTCCACTTTTGCGTTAGCAACAACAAAGGAAAACCATCCGTGTGTCGTACTTACAGGAGCTTCAGGACAACTAGGTTCAGCAGTCACCTTGTATCTTCACGAACGAGATTACTATCTACTACTTATAGGCAGACAACACGATAAACTTCGGACACTACACGAACAAAACCCCAATTCTTCAACTCTAGCTATAGACTATTCTTTCCCCGGATATCTTGCAGATTATAAAAAAACTC
Encoded here:
- a CDS encoding Ulp1 family isopeptidase, whose product is MANFLLSPPTTYQRSIYTSYNPYNTYSSGERTVGFMRKKTPITGPGSFDNASFLSKLARVILASVFIIITLGLILCFMSTQNLLDFDIRCSCVDGAEYYYPPYLYDASVFSSKPEISFGSWDHLEISTHLIRLSEKHTNLFVSSLYTPSTCFSIERVVLEDLHMFDFSTQSILDHPDSTQCHHQDNYQDYPHLVERGCQNFRIYAYPLWHHPCANNAEELNSLMLSTAQRGFAGVSHWTLVIVNLDRREVVFFDSLANFIDNRIIDPALNSIATRLGNVHPDANGACSPFVVKKVIKTPIQQDSSSCGIWLSLFLDKYLDDPDYVPPVMGYTQAQYFLQEFLETIHQRPITQASDYTLNLLGITCDQAENSSSTL